From Pectinophora gossypiella chromosome 16, ilPecGoss1.1, whole genome shotgun sequence, one genomic window encodes:
- the LOC126373818 gene encoding cytochrome P450 4c21-like isoform X1 — MIWWLVTPCALVVCAYAVLWLHGRRARKLLAGLPSYPPLPFIGNTHQAFGDGEFLMRSIIKFSKIMEEKKLPFKFWIGPYPVIVVSDPEDVRAITTTFAEKPYFYKFGRDFVGDGLLSAPASIWKHNIKKLGGTFTGTVVGGYQDIFNAQAQKLVQKLKTDAGKEPIDALHKYIAMTTLEAICETALGASDDMTEDLVSLEYHKAFRRGQELIVDRLMTLPYHLDFIYHLTPAHKELMTYKDLMHGLSEKMIQKRRRERQELKINGTFNSSETTTTKFRPFLDVLLDIQDADPTVSDDYIKSEVFTIIMGGQDTVATALSFTLLMLGSYPHIQDKLYAEIKELFGDSKRPLTTDDLARLSYCEAVIKETLRLYPPAPFVIRDSDRDLQLKSCLIPKGTGCGVCIWGTGRLKSTWGEDAEQFKPERWFEEGCPEMSPSFIPFSFGKRVCIGKKYAFSILKTILTYCIRELEFESDISDLVLKLEITMKASRGNLLKVRFRDDSK; from the exons ATGATTTGGtggttagtgacaccgtgcgCGCTGGTGGTGTGCGCATACGCCGTGCTATGGCTACacgggcggcgcgcgcgcaagcTGCTCGCAGGCTTGCCCAGCTATCCGCCGCTGCCCTTCATCGGGAACACACACCAAGCTTTTGGTGATGGAGAAT TTTTGATGAGGAGCATTATAAAGTTTTCCAAAATCATGGAGGAAAAGAAATTGCCGTTTAAATTTTGGATCGGACCGTATCCCGTTATAG TTGTAAGTGATCCTGAAGATGTACGAGCCATAACAACTACGTTCGCGGAGAAACCATACTTCTACAAGTTTGGTCGAGACTTTGTGGGGGATGGACTACTGTCTGCTCCTG CCTCGATATGGAAGCACAACATCAAGAAGCTGGGCGGCACCTTCACCGGCACAGTGGTAGGCGGCTACCAGGACATCTTCAATGCGCAGGCGCAGAAACTTGTACAGAAACTGAAAACTGACGCAGGGAAGGAACCCATTGACGCTTTACACAAGTATATTGCTATGACGACTCTGGAAGCTATTTGTG AAACTGCACTTGGAGCATCAGACGATATGACAGAGGATCTAGTCAGCTTGGAATATCACAAAGCATTCAGACGTGGACAGGAGCTCATAGTAGACCGGCTGATGACCTTGCCGTATCATTTGGACTTCATCTACCATCTCACTCCAGCGCACAAAGAGCTGATGACGTATAAGGACTTGATGCACGGGTTATCTGAGAAG ATGATACAAAAACGACGAAGGGAGAGGCaagaattaaaaattaatgGAACTTTCAATTCGAGTGAGACGA CAACAACGAAGTTTAGACCGTTCTTGGACGTCCTGTTAGACATACAAGACGCCGACCCGACTGTATCGGATGACTACATAAAGTCTGAAGTGTTCACAATCATTATGGGTGGTCAGGACACTGTGGCCACGGCCCTGAGCTTCACGTTACTCATGCTCGGGAGTTATCCTCATATCCAGGACAAATTGTATGCTGA GATAAAAGAATTATTTGGAGATAGCAAACGACCGTTGACTACAGATGATCTGGCACGCTTGAGTTACTGCGAGGCTGTCATTAAGGAAACCTTGAGGTTGTATCCGCCAGCACCCTTCGTTATTCGGGACTCTGACAGAGATCTTCAGCTAA aatcATGCTTGATACCAAAGGGGACTGGTTGTGGAGTGTGCATATGGGGGACAGGACGATTGAAGAGTACTTGGGGAGAGGATGCGGAGCAGTTCAAACCAGAACGATGGTTTGAGGAGGGATGCCCGGAGATGTCCCCCAGTTTCATTCCGTTCAGTTTTGGCAAGAGGGTTTGTATAG GTAAAAAGTACGCTTTCTCGATTCTGAAGACAATTCTGACATACTGCATCAGAGAACTGGAGTTTGAATCTGACATCAGCGATCTAGTCCTGAAGCtggaaattactatgaaagcaTCGAGAGGAAATCTGTTGAAAGTTCGATTTAGGGACGACTCAAAATAG
- the LOC126373818 gene encoding cytochrome P450 4V2-like isoform X2: MRSIIKFSKIMEEKKLPFKFWIGPYPVIVVSDPEDVRAITTTFAEKPYFYKFGRDFVGDGLLSAPASIWKHNIKKLGGTFTGTVVGGYQDIFNAQAQKLVQKLKTDAGKEPIDALHKYIAMTTLEAICETALGASDDMTEDLVSLEYHKAFRRGQELIVDRLMTLPYHLDFIYHLTPAHKELMTYKDLMHGLSEKMIQKRRRERQELKINGTFNSSETTTTKFRPFLDVLLDIQDADPTVSDDYIKSEVFTIIMGGQDTVATALSFTLLMLGSYPHIQDKLYAEIKELFGDSKRPLTTDDLARLSYCEAVIKETLRLYPPAPFVIRDSDRDLQLKSCLIPKGTGCGVCIWGTGRLKSTWGEDAEQFKPERWFEEGCPEMSPSFIPFSFGKRVCIGKKYAFSILKTILTYCIRELEFESDISDLVLKLEITMKASRGNLLKVRFRDDSK; the protein is encoded by the exons ATGAGGAGCATTATAAAGTTTTCCAAAATCATGGAGGAAAAGAAATTGCCGTTTAAATTTTGGATCGGACCGTATCCCGTTATAG TTGTAAGTGATCCTGAAGATGTACGAGCCATAACAACTACGTTCGCGGAGAAACCATACTTCTACAAGTTTGGTCGAGACTTTGTGGGGGATGGACTACTGTCTGCTCCTG CCTCGATATGGAAGCACAACATCAAGAAGCTGGGCGGCACCTTCACCGGCACAGTGGTAGGCGGCTACCAGGACATCTTCAATGCGCAGGCGCAGAAACTTGTACAGAAACTGAAAACTGACGCAGGGAAGGAACCCATTGACGCTTTACACAAGTATATTGCTATGACGACTCTGGAAGCTATTTGTG AAACTGCACTTGGAGCATCAGACGATATGACAGAGGATCTAGTCAGCTTGGAATATCACAAAGCATTCAGACGTGGACAGGAGCTCATAGTAGACCGGCTGATGACCTTGCCGTATCATTTGGACTTCATCTACCATCTCACTCCAGCGCACAAAGAGCTGATGACGTATAAGGACTTGATGCACGGGTTATCTGAGAAG ATGATACAAAAACGACGAAGGGAGAGGCaagaattaaaaattaatgGAACTTTCAATTCGAGTGAGACGA CAACAACGAAGTTTAGACCGTTCTTGGACGTCCTGTTAGACATACAAGACGCCGACCCGACTGTATCGGATGACTACATAAAGTCTGAAGTGTTCACAATCATTATGGGTGGTCAGGACACTGTGGCCACGGCCCTGAGCTTCACGTTACTCATGCTCGGGAGTTATCCTCATATCCAGGACAAATTGTATGCTGA GATAAAAGAATTATTTGGAGATAGCAAACGACCGTTGACTACAGATGATCTGGCACGCTTGAGTTACTGCGAGGCTGTCATTAAGGAAACCTTGAGGTTGTATCCGCCAGCACCCTTCGTTATTCGGGACTCTGACAGAGATCTTCAGCTAA aatcATGCTTGATACCAAAGGGGACTGGTTGTGGAGTGTGCATATGGGGGACAGGACGATTGAAGAGTACTTGGGGAGAGGATGCGGAGCAGTTCAAACCAGAACGATGGTTTGAGGAGGGATGCCCGGAGATGTCCCCCAGTTTCATTCCGTTCAGTTTTGGCAAGAGGGTTTGTATAG GTAAAAAGTACGCTTTCTCGATTCTGAAGACAATTCTGACATACTGCATCAGAGAACTGGAGTTTGAATCTGACATCAGCGATCTAGTCCTGAAGCtggaaattactatgaaagcaTCGAGAGGAAATCTGTTGAAAGTTCGATTTAGGGACGACTCAAAATAG
- the LOC126373813 gene encoding cytochrome P450 4c21-like isoform X1 — MLITWLIIPCALLTCVYAVLWWSGRRARKCLAGLPCYPPLPFIGNMHQVFGNGEYLVTVMHRISALMEETGLPFVAWVGPRPVIVVMHPEDVKAVTNAFVEKPYYYNFAREWVGNGLVTAPSHIWKRSIKKLAGTFTGNIVDGYQGVFNAQAKRLVEKLRREVGGEPFDVLHRYLAYTTLETICQTALGVPRIQDNIVTHEYYRAFNRTFELFIERGMNILLHLDFFYRLTPAYRELTACISVLHNVSQTVISKRLKEREEMKRNGILPTTNDYENGKIRFKAFLDILFDLKEADPTLTMQQIQSEVDTIIVGGQETIAKTLFMSLIIIGKNPDIQEKLYAEIKKIFGDSRRAVVKEDLAQMKYCEGVLNETLRLFPPIPFIMRDADRDLPLKSCTIPKGTGCGVNAWGAGRSKKIWGPDAEEYKPERWQDTELGRVNAASFLAFSYGKRACIGKRYAMPIMKTILAYCVRELEFYSDTEQVQFRVDVTMKAVKGHLIQVRLREKDGCGSQ; from the exons ATG CTGATAACATGGCTTATAATACCGTGTGCGCTACTGACGTGCGTGTACGCAGTGTTGTGGTGGagcgggcggcgcgcgcgcaagtGTCTCGCTGGCCTGCCCTGCTACCCGCCGCTGCCGTTCATCGGGAACATGCATCAGGTTTTCGGCAATGGAGAAT ATCTGGTTACAGTAATGCACCGAATATCTGCACTTATGGAGGAAACTGGATTGCCTTTCGTCGCGTGGGTCGGCCCTCGTCCTGTCATag TGGTAATGCACCCAGAGGACGTGAAAGCTGTGACCAACGCGTTCGTGGAGAAACCTTACTACTACAACTTCGCTCGCGAGTGGGTCGGCAATGGACTGGTCACAGCGCCCA GTCACATCTGGAAGCGTAGTATCAAGAAGCTAGCAGGCACATTCACTGGCAACATAGTGGATGGGTACCAAGGCGTGTTCAATGCGCAGGCGAAGCGGCTGGTGGAAAAGCTGCGCCGTGAGGTTGGCGGCGAGCCCTTCGACGTGTTGCATCGATATCTGGCGTACACAACGCTGGAGACTATTTGCC AAACAGCTTTGGGAGTCCCTCGGATCCAAGACAACATAGTAACCCACGAGTACTACCGTGCGTTCAACCGCACTTTCGAACTGTTCATCGAGCGCGGCATGAACATCCTTCTGCACTTGGACTTCTTCTACCGTCTCACTCCTGCTTACAGGGAGCTTACAGCCTGCATCTCTGTCTTGCACAACGTCTCGCAGACG GTGATATCAAAAAGACTAAAAGAACGAGAAGAAATGAAGAGAAATGGAATACTTCCAACGACAAATGACTATG AAAATGGAAAGATCAGATTCAAAGCGTTTTTGGACATTCTGTTTGACCTTAAAGAAGCAGATCCTACTCTGACGATGCAGCAGATACAGTCAGAAGTGGACACCATCATAGTAGGTGGTCAAGAGACAATTGCCAAGACTTTATTCATGTCACTGATCATCATTGGGAAAAATCCTGACATTCAGGAGAAACTGTATGCTGA AATAAAGAAGATATTTGGCGACAGTAGGCGCGCTGTGGTGAAGGAAGACTTAGCGCAGATGAAATACTGCGAGGGCGTTCTGAATGAGACGCTGCGACTGTTCCCACCCATACCCTTCATCATGAGGGACGCCGACCGCGACCTGCCGCTCA AGTCCTGTACGATACCAAAAGGCACCGGTTGTGGAGTGAACGCGTGGGGTGCTGGACGGTCCAAGAAGATCTGGGGCCCTGATGCGGAGGAGTATAAACCTGAGAGATGGCAGGACACGGAGCTGGGAAGAGTCAATGCTGCTAGCTTCCTGGCTTTTAGTTACGGAAAACGAGCTTGTATCG GAAAACGGTACGCAATGCCCATCATGAAAACAATCCTGGCATACTGCGTCCGCGAGTTGGAGTTTTATTCTGATACGGAACAGGTGCAATTTAGAGTCGACGTCACTATGAAAGCGGTTAAAGGACATTTGATACAAGTCAGACTACGGGAGAAGGATGGCTGCGGATCTCAGTAA
- the LOC126373813 gene encoding cytochrome P450 4c21-like isoform X2 produces the protein MHQVFGNGEYLVTVMHRISALMEETGLPFVAWVGPRPVIVVMHPEDVKAVTNAFVEKPYYYNFAREWVGNGLVTAPSHIWKRSIKKLAGTFTGNIVDGYQGVFNAQAKRLVEKLRREVGGEPFDVLHRYLAYTTLETICQTALGVPRIQDNIVTHEYYRAFNRTFELFIERGMNILLHLDFFYRLTPAYRELTACISVLHNVSQTVISKRLKEREEMKRNGILPTTNDYENGKIRFKAFLDILFDLKEADPTLTMQQIQSEVDTIIVGGQETIAKTLFMSLIIIGKNPDIQEKLYAEIKKIFGDSRRAVVKEDLAQMKYCEGVLNETLRLFPPIPFIMRDADRDLPLKSCTIPKGTGCGVNAWGAGRSKKIWGPDAEEYKPERWQDTELGRVNAASFLAFSYGKRACIGKRYAMPIMKTILAYCVRELEFYSDTEQVQFRVDVTMKAVKGHLIQVRLREKDGCGSQ, from the exons ATGCATCAGGTTTTCGGCAATGGAGAAT ATCTGGTTACAGTAATGCACCGAATATCTGCACTTATGGAGGAAACTGGATTGCCTTTCGTCGCGTGGGTCGGCCCTCGTCCTGTCATag TGGTAATGCACCCAGAGGACGTGAAAGCTGTGACCAACGCGTTCGTGGAGAAACCTTACTACTACAACTTCGCTCGCGAGTGGGTCGGCAATGGACTGGTCACAGCGCCCA GTCACATCTGGAAGCGTAGTATCAAGAAGCTAGCAGGCACATTCACTGGCAACATAGTGGATGGGTACCAAGGCGTGTTCAATGCGCAGGCGAAGCGGCTGGTGGAAAAGCTGCGCCGTGAGGTTGGCGGCGAGCCCTTCGACGTGTTGCATCGATATCTGGCGTACACAACGCTGGAGACTATTTGCC AAACAGCTTTGGGAGTCCCTCGGATCCAAGACAACATAGTAACCCACGAGTACTACCGTGCGTTCAACCGCACTTTCGAACTGTTCATCGAGCGCGGCATGAACATCCTTCTGCACTTGGACTTCTTCTACCGTCTCACTCCTGCTTACAGGGAGCTTACAGCCTGCATCTCTGTCTTGCACAACGTCTCGCAGACG GTGATATCAAAAAGACTAAAAGAACGAGAAGAAATGAAGAGAAATGGAATACTTCCAACGACAAATGACTATG AAAATGGAAAGATCAGATTCAAAGCGTTTTTGGACATTCTGTTTGACCTTAAAGAAGCAGATCCTACTCTGACGATGCAGCAGATACAGTCAGAAGTGGACACCATCATAGTAGGTGGTCAAGAGACAATTGCCAAGACTTTATTCATGTCACTGATCATCATTGGGAAAAATCCTGACATTCAGGAGAAACTGTATGCTGA AATAAAGAAGATATTTGGCGACAGTAGGCGCGCTGTGGTGAAGGAAGACTTAGCGCAGATGAAATACTGCGAGGGCGTTCTGAATGAGACGCTGCGACTGTTCCCACCCATACCCTTCATCATGAGGGACGCCGACCGCGACCTGCCGCTCA AGTCCTGTACGATACCAAAAGGCACCGGTTGTGGAGTGAACGCGTGGGGTGCTGGACGGTCCAAGAAGATCTGGGGCCCTGATGCGGAGGAGTATAAACCTGAGAGATGGCAGGACACGGAGCTGGGAAGAGTCAATGCTGCTAGCTTCCTGGCTTTTAGTTACGGAAAACGAGCTTGTATCG GAAAACGGTACGCAATGCCCATCATGAAAACAATCCTGGCATACTGCGTCCGCGAGTTGGAGTTTTATTCTGATACGGAACAGGTGCAATTTAGAGTCGACGTCACTATGAAAGCGGTTAAAGGACATTTGATACAAGTCAGACTACGGGAGAAGGATGGCTGCGGATCTCAGTAA
- the LOC126373738 gene encoding F-box/LRR-repeat protein 15, with protein sequence NVNEENRTRIIRRKYFHEKCIKIKINMKRNTHLFDLYWEDIIVTKVLPHLTIRECFNFRCVSRTCVQIINIYFSKLKSLKLMNNGFSPHTFNVFTENCTRLTVLNLSRCSSITDSDLIPMLRQNVGLTNLNLSQCQNVSAKCLQPVILYCENLQILKLGRCPWLTTGAVEALALHQSKLEDVDLSYCVSISESCILIFIKKFRLIKTLNLEGNKQVSDKCLLALSKYSMSLKLLNLGGCSDISDKGVRALALNCSKLEGLLVRGCTKVTENSLKLMRNRVHLDRRPADPVPMPIYVQI encoded by the exons AATGTCAACGAGGAAAATCGAACGAGGATTATCCGTcgtaaatattttcatgaaaaatgcattaaaattaaaataaacatgaagAGAAACACTCACTTATTCGATTTGTACTGGGAAGatataatagttacaaaagtTTTACCTCATCTCACGATACGCGAGTGCTTTAATTTTCGTTGTGTTTCGAGGACTTGCGTACAGatcataaacatttatttttctaagTTAAAATCACTTAAACTCATGAACAATGGGTTCTCTCCTCATACATTTAAT GTGTTTACTGAGAACTGTACTAGATTGACGGTACTGAATTTAAGCCGTTGCTCGTCAATAACGGACTCGGATTTGATCCCAATGCTACGTCAGAACGTCGGACTGACGAATCTGAACCTCAGTCAGTGCCAAAATGTGTCTGCCAAGTGTTTGCAGCCTGTGATCCTATACTGTGAAAACTTGCAGATTTTAAAACTGGGCCGATGTCCGTGGCTTACGACAGGCGCTGTCGAGGCTCTAGCGTTACACCAAAGTAAATTAGAAGATGTGGACTTGTCATACTGTGTGTCAATTTCAGAGAGttgtatacttatatttataaaaaagttcaGACTTATAAAGACTTTGAATTTGGAAGGCAATAAACAGGTCAGCGACAAATGTTTGCTCGCGTTATCTAAATACAGTATGTCATTGAAGCTTCTCAATTTAGGAGGGTGTTCTGACATCTCGGACAAAGGAGTAAG GGCCCTAGCACTTAATTGTTCCAAGTTAGAGGGTTTACTAGTGCGAGGATGTACCAAAGTGACGGAGAACAGTCTCAAACTGATGAGGAACCGTGTTCATCTGGACCGCAGGCCTGCTGACCCCGTCCCTATGCCAATCTACGTCCAAATCTAA